In Lolium perenne isolate Kyuss_39 chromosome 5, Kyuss_2.0, whole genome shotgun sequence, the sequence TTTCCGTATTTTCGGATAAGCTTGTATCTTATTCGCCATGCTCTTGCCACGGTTTGAGGGTAATTACTGGAATCAGATATCTTTCCCAGTGGAAGGCTTGTAATGCCACATATACTTGAAATTGTATTTGTATGTTTGTTGATCACAAATGAATTGTCCATTTTGGAGGGTGACTGTTATCTGTCCTGCTCTGATGGCAACTGTTCCGTTGGCATTCTCTTGCTTTTATTTGAAAGGAAACACTCTAATCTGCATAATTTGTCCACTAGAAGGCTAGCAGTGTCTCCTGCACTTGAAATTAACTTTTATGATTTTGATTATAGGTTCCTCCATTTTGGAAATGAAAAAGAAAATAGGCGTGTGTCCAATCCGGTGGTAATGGCGTATTGCTTTTGATTACACTACCATTTGTCTCCTCTTGTTGAATTTGACCTGTCCTAGTCTGAGCTAGCAAGGCTATCGGACCTTCATGAAAGTGCTATTCTCCTGGACCCATTTATGAGATTGCTACAGGTAACTGCAGATCCTGGtacctctcaggttgccctgactACATCTCGAAAATGGCTGCCCTGAGACCCAACGAACTGACAAGTATGTGGCCAGGTCGAAAGCAGGGCCATGAAAGCAAGAGGTGAGCAACCTCAAGAAGCCAAGCTCAGCTCTCCGGCAAAGGCAAGCAACTGGCTCCTTTTGGGGTTACTGTCAGCATCAGACACAGAATCAGGTAACCACGTGTGTTTTCACTTTATTCTAAACTTCACGCGCTAGAGATTCTATAAGATACGGATGCAGTCTGCCAACTCTCGGTCTATATCTTTCTTGATTAACAGAAGATAAAATGGACATGTGGATGCCATGAACGCATGCAAGAACAGAATTGCGAAGTTTTTACCACTATTGTTGTGAGAAGACCAGAATACAATACACTAATACAGACCCAGGTCCATACAGGGTGTCATGTTTCACCACAGGCAAAGCTCATAAAGCACAAAAGATTTTCACCGTCAAAAACCACAACCAGATTGTTTCTTTTTGAGAAAAGATTGTCTGTCTTCCATCAGGGAGAAACAACCTCTAGGAAGGTTCTTAGCCGTAGTTCAGGCGGAACATGTCGTTCTGCACGTAGAAGTTCCCTGGTCCAACTGGCATCAAATGGAACATCTGCACCACCAGAACATGGTAATGTTAGCAAAGAGACCGGTGGGTATGCCAAGCATAATCTTTCCAAAGAACTTGGACACATCAAAACAATCACAAATCGGCAAATACATGCAAAAAATGATTTACGGTGATCTACGAATTCATAGCAATGATTATGAAGCCACACAATAACATCCACATAGCAAATTAAAACAAAATAAAGCTGGCAGAGACGCAAATTCAACAAGGAATGCACAGTCACGCCATAATGAAGATATGAGAGAAAAGGGCATACAGGTATATCATGTGCAATTTCTTCACAGAAATAACAGAGAAATGAGACAAAAAAAATAATGATACCATTTTATTTACTACACACAAGCAGAAGTCCACCACAggaatttgatctaatccatcttATAAGCATATATGTACTGGAGGAAGGGAAAGCAACCTATTTTTAGTTGAAATCACATAAGCACAGTTTGCACCATGTAAATAGTGGCTACCATATTATGCAAAAAGAACAATAGGGCTATAGTAAGAGGTATCAATGTATAAGGTATAACTTGACTAAGATAGAGAAATTAATATAGAATTTTACAAGATTTTTATTCTATGACTATACAACAGACAAAAGAACAAAAGAACAAAAGTACAAAAAGACATTTTGATATTCCAGAGCAAAGAGAACACCTGATTTGATGGGTTCTGCTGAAACAAAACCACAGTCAATGCATATTTAAGATAATAATACATATTCCAATCCTTCCACCAAGAGATCAGTGGCAAGCATATACTTACAGGACAAGGCATAAACAAATGGCAAGTGGTAACACATAAAAAAACCATTTGCCACAGGAAGAACTAAAGGTAATGGTACAGATCACATCAAGAATCCACAGACTACTTGAAAAGCACAAATCAGATTAAGCTCATGGCAGGTAGAAGATCGCATAGGCTGTGTAATACTGAAATATCAGAACAATAGTAGATCCTGTGAGGCTAAGCTCATAGAATTTCAATGTCCAGGGCAATAGCCATTAGCCAGAgaccaaataaaaaaaaatcaacagCACTGATGAGCCAGTTATAATGCAGTCCAAAATAAACTATAGTTGACAGCAGATAAATCACAACGGGTTCAGTTAACAATTGAGAATAGACCAGAACAATCTAAGGTTGTTCACACAACATCCCTGATGGGAATCTAGTGATACCATTTTATTTACTACGCATGAGAAGAAGCCAACCACAagaatttgatctaatccattttATAAGAATATAGTATGTACTGGAGGAAGGGAGAGCAAGCTATTTTTAGTTCAAATCACATAAGGACAGTTTGCACCATACCATGGTAAATAGTGGCTACCATATTATGCAAAAACAGCACCAATAGGCTGTGTAATACCGAAATCCCAGAACAATAGTAGATCATGTCAGACTAAGCTCATAGAATTTTAATCTCCCGCCAGagaccaaataaaaaaaaaatcaacagcACCAATGAGCAGGTTATAATGCAGTCCAAAACAAACTATAGTGGACAGTAGACAATTGAGATTAAACCAGGACAATCTAAGGTTGTTCACACAACATTCCTGATGGAAATCTAACAGTTCAGTGTAGCATTCACAAGCaaccacgccagtcacctaccgcCCTCCTAAGGCCTAAGCTATTACAGCATTGAGATCTATAAGCGGGGACCACCCAGTCCAGAGACTATCTGAAGAACAGCATAAACTAGATATTTGGGCATACCAGTTTAGATTAAACAACTGAGAAAAGCACAGTTAACCATTGGGAGTCAACAGCAATCTAACATTCTTCACATGGCACCGTAACATCCCTGACGGAGATATAACAATTCATCCTGGCATCCGCAAGCCAGTAGCGCCATCCTAAACCATTTCTGAATGGAGATCTAAGCGCAAAAGTTGTCCACAAAAGATGTAACGCTTCAATCAGAACATAGCAGCGAGCAGGAATTAGATCGTGCAAAAGGATCGGAGCCCGTACCTGCGAGAACTTGATCTGGTGCTCGCCCTCCCCTGCCTGGAGCGATCCGGAGACGAAGACGAGCACGCCGCCAGTGGGGCCGGCGGGCTGGCAGTCGACGGTGACGACCTTGTGGAGGCACTTGTCGAAGGGGAGGGAGGTGAGCttggcggcgatggcggcggcgcccatgAACTTCTCGCCCTCGAAGGAGAGCATGGAGCCCTCCTGGTACAGCCCCACCAGCCCCGCCCGGTTGGAGTCGAAGGTGCGGTAGTAGTGGTCGACGAACGCCTTGGCCACTCCGTCGGGGtccatctccgccgccgccgccgccgccgcctgtgaGGTTAGGGTTTGAGGAGGCCCGGTCGCGTATGGAATGTTTCAGTTTGCGTACGAACGACGCGGCGGGGTGGAATGGAATCCTGTAAAATGCGATATCCTTGGGAAAGTGAATTTTTTCCTCCGGAGCTCCGCTGCTCTCGTCATttaaacaaaataaaaaccagtTTTAAAAGTTATCAAAAATGTACAATTTATTTTGGAGATTATCAGTGATACATCTCACAGTTATGCTAAATCTTAAACCGGAATTCTATTTATTTTGTGCTAGATAAAAATGGCAAAATCTGATACGTTTTGaagatttgaaaatgactactccGATGTTTGATCTAcgtttttttcatttttgtgtagctcagaaTATAAAATATTTAAAATTGATATTTCACATGTTTGTGAATACATTATTAATTATATGTGGATCTTTTTTCAGAAAAATTTTAAACTcaaaaatatgtttttttgttttttaatgAGATCACTCGTGGCTATGTGTACCAAATCTCTGTCCGATATCCTTGTACATATTGGATCGGCTTGATTTAAGAAAAAGGTGGACCATGCTACTACCACTGTCCATAAAAAGATATCGCGGTTATCCAAATTTAGATATATTTAGACATATTTAGTAAAAACATACATCTGAATTTTGACAAATTTTTGACATTATTTTGTGGACAAAGGGAGTGCCTGGTTTCAAAAAAAGATCAAAAGTCAAACTATATAACTTTGATCAAACTTTTAGAAAAAACTTATAAATATGTACAATTCAAAATCAACACCATTAGATATATCATGAAATGTATTTCTTATGATATCCATGTAGTGTTATAGTTTCTTGGTATTTTTAAAAAAATAGTGAAAGTCTAATTAACTTGACTTTTTAAAAATACGCCTTATTTATTGGAACAGAGCAAGTATTAGATTAGCACAACGGTACATCACAAATAGAATAGTTGTTCACTTTTACATAAAGACCTTTgaaaaagaaagcaaacaaacaaaacaaCCTAGGAGCGATCATTTGCCAAGCAGTCGCAAAACTTCGTCGATGTCACATCTAGGGCGAGCTGAAAGAGATGAAGAAGAAGTCAATCACTAAGCCGCCTGCTTAGCACTATGGAGGACTAACCTCGTTGAGAGACGCATGTGTCGTTCGCTGCAAGCAACAAAATCTTGGCGACAAAGAAACCACATCGGCGGGGGCAACACCTGGCACCTCGCCAGCGTGAGAGCTGGAAGCACTAGCCGAAGTCAGACCCTAGCACACATTAGATCCAAAGCAGGAACAATAGGAGGATGATACCTTCGATCTAAATTATGGATGATGTATAACTTATTTTTTCCTAGAGACCTAGGTTCATGGAATCCTTGAAAACTACTTGCTTTGGTGTAAGATGCTATGAATGAGTCTTTGAGAACTTTGTAAAATTACTTGTTTACCAAACCAAACGTACGTTATCTTTTATGGTTTTTATCAATAGAATGAAATGGGCCAGGGCTAAGGTTTCACTTGCAGCTGTGCACAACATATGAAATATAAACGATAAAACGAAGCACAAATGTGTTGGAGATTAAATAGAGATTCATGATACATGTGGGCGATGCATCTTAATAACATCATAGCCTACTGTCGTATGCTTATGGATTTAATTGTCCAACCGTGTCTCCACCGACTTGCGTGAGGCTCCCACACTGGTTATTAAGATAAGCATATCAAAACACTAAGATCCACGACATCATAGTTGATCCTTAAATTTTTACTTATAGCCAACCTACTACCCAACTATCACTAGATTTTGCGAATGACCTTCAACTCTCCTTTACTCTCTCCTTTTACCTTTATCGATCTTCAGGGTCTTGGATATCTCACAAGTCCTAGGGGCGAGACAAATAGATGGATCTAGAATAGTCAATTACACAACAACCTCGTTACAATTAGATGCATATATTGGTACGAGGCTAGGCCATAGCCCTCAGCCCGTGACTACTTACACATGATTAGATCAAGAATCATAAATATGGCATTGAAAAACCTTCATAAATAAATAACATATAGTCTTACAATGTTTTCAATTGCGAAAGAATCAATATTACAAGTAGATGGATATGAAGATAGAGATGGAAGAGAATGGAGTTTGTGATGGCGACTGTATAGCTTTGATGAatggtgatggaggtggtggtTTATGTGGACGAACTTGTGTTTCAATGGCGCTCTATTGCTCTGATGACCTAGGTGCTCTATTGCTCTGATGACCTAGGTGTCTTCACAGGAAGAAGCCGAACAACCCTAAACCTACATC encodes:
- the LOC127302315 gene encoding nuclear transport factor 2, which encodes MDPDGVAKAFVDHYYRTFDSNRAGLVGLYQEGSMLSFEGEKFMGAAAIAAKLTSLPFDKCLHKVVTVDCQPAGPTGGVLVFVSGSLQAGEGEHQIKFSQMFHLMPVGPGNFYVQNDMFRLNYG